The DNA window CGGGCCGAGTTCGAGGACCTCATGTACCAGACCATGAAGATTGCCGGCACACGCACCGAGGGCGGCAACGTGACGCCGGTGGGCATCCAGATGGGCATGGGCGTCAGGCCCATGACGGTGCACAAGTTCTTCACTCAGGGCGATTTCCAGAATACGAGCAATCCGCTGGACATAGCCATCGAAGGCGACGGCTTCTTCCTGGTGGATTTCAACGGCACCGAAGCTTTCACCCGCGCCGGAGCCTTCAAGCTCGATAATGAAGGCAGGATGGTCACGGCCAACGGCTATCTGCTGCAGCCGGAGTTCACGGTGCCGCCCGAGACCGTCAACGTGGTCATCAGCGAGCAGGGCCATCTGGCCGCCCTGGATCGTCAGGGCAACGAGCTGTCCTCCACGGACCTCCAGCTCTATACCTTCCAGAACAACGCCGGCCTCAACGCCATCGGCCGCAACCTGTTCATCGAGACCGAGGCCTCGGGCCCGGCCACGGCAGGAACTCCGGGCGAGGAGAACGTGGGCACCCTGGCCCAAGGTTTCCTGGAAGGCTCCAACGTTGAGCTGGTGGACGAGATGGTCGGCATGATCATCGGCCAGCGCGCCTTCGAAGTGAACTCCAAGGCCATCAGCACCTCGGACACGATGCTGCAGACCGCCA is part of the Desulfocurvibacter africanus subsp. africanus DSM 2603 genome and encodes:
- the flgG gene encoding flagellar basal-body rod protein FlgG — encoded protein: MMRSLWTAATGMVAQQMNIDTISNNLANVNTIGFKKSRAEFEDLMYQTMKIAGTRTEGGNVTPVGIQMGMGVRPMTVHKFFTQGDFQNTSNPLDIAIEGDGFFLVDFNGTEAFTRAGAFKLDNEGRMVTANGYLLQPEFTVPPETVNVVISEQGHLAALDRQGNELSSTDLQLYTFQNNAGLNAIGRNLFIETEASGPATAGTPGEENVGTLAQGFLEGSNVELVDEMVGMIIGQRAFEVNSKAISTSDTMLQTAINVKR